The proteins below come from a single Pseudomonas chlororaphis genomic window:
- a CDS encoding histidine ammonia-lyase (catalyzes the degradation of histidine to urocanate and ammmonia): MTALNLIPGQLSLAQLRDIYQQPVTLSLDASASAQIEASVACVEQILAENRTAYGINTGFGLLASTRIASEDLENLQRSLVLSHAAGVGEPISDALVRLIMVLKVNSLSRGFSGIRRQVIDALIALVNAQVYPHIPLKGSVGASGDLAPLAHMSLVLLGEGKARYKGEWLPAVEALKVAGLAPLTLAAKEGLALLNGTQVSTAFALRGLFEGEDLFAGALALGSLTVEAVLGSRSPFDARIHAARGQKGQIDAAAAYRDLLGERSEISASHQNCDKVQDPYSLRCQPQVMGACLTQFRQAAEVLVIEANAVSDNPLVFAAEGDVISGGNFHAEPVAMAADNMALAIAEIGSLSERRISLMMDKHMSQLPPFLVGNGGVNSGFMIAQVTAAALASENKALSHPHSVDSLPTSANQEDHVSMAPAAGKRLWEMAENTRGILAVEWLAACQGLDLRGGLKTSPKLEQARGLLRAEVPFYEKDRFFAPDINAASELLASRCLNELVTAQLLPSL; encoded by the coding sequence ATGACAGCGTTGAACTTGATCCCCGGCCAACTGAGCCTGGCTCAATTGCGTGACATCTATCAGCAGCCGGTGACACTGAGCCTCGACGCCAGTGCATCGGCGCAAATCGAAGCCAGCGTGGCGTGCGTGGAGCAGATCCTCGCCGAGAACCGCACCGCCTACGGTATCAACACCGGTTTCGGCCTGCTGGCCTCGACCCGCATTGCCAGCGAAGATCTGGAAAACCTGCAGCGCTCGCTCGTGCTGTCCCATGCCGCCGGTGTGGGCGAGCCGATCAGTGATGCGCTGGTGCGGTTGATCATGGTGCTCAAGGTCAACAGCCTGAGCCGGGGTTTTTCCGGCATTCGCCGGCAGGTGATCGATGCGCTGATCGCGCTGGTCAATGCCCAGGTGTATCCGCACATCCCGCTCAAGGGTTCGGTCGGGGCTTCCGGTGACCTGGCGCCGCTGGCTCACATGTCCTTGGTGCTGCTGGGCGAAGGTAAGGCCCGTTATAAAGGCGAATGGCTGCCGGCCGTCGAGGCCTTGAAAGTTGCCGGTCTCGCACCGCTGACCCTGGCCGCGAAAGAAGGCCTGGCGCTGCTCAATGGCACTCAGGTGTCCACCGCGTTCGCCCTGCGTGGCCTGTTCGAAGGCGAAGACCTGTTCGCCGGCGCCCTGGCCCTGGGCAGCCTGACCGTGGAAGCGGTGCTCGGCTCGCGCTCGCCGTTCGATGCCCGCATTCATGCCGCCCGTGGCCAGAAAGGCCAGATCGACGCCGCCGCGGCGTACCGCGACTTGCTGGGCGAGCGCAGCGAAATCTCCGCCTCGCACCAGAACTGCGACAAGGTCCAGGACCCATATTCCCTGCGCTGCCAACCGCAAGTGATGGGCGCGTGCCTGACCCAGTTCCGCCAGGCCGCCGAGGTGCTGGTGATCGAAGCCAACGCCGTGTCGGACAACCCGCTGGTGTTCGCCGCCGAAGGTGACGTGATTTCCGGCGGCAACTTCCACGCCGAACCGGTGGCCATGGCCGCCGACAACATGGCCCTGGCGATCGCGGAAATCGGCTCGCTCAGCGAGCGCCGCATTTCGCTGATGATGGACAAGCACATGTCGCAGTTGCCGCCGTTCCTGGTGGGCAATGGCGGGGTCAACTCCGGCTTCATGATTGCCCAGGTCACCGCGGCGGCCCTGGCGAGCGAGAACAAGGCGCTGTCCCATCCTCATTCGGTGGACAGCCTGCCGACCTCGGCCAACCAGGAAGACCACGTTTCCATGGCCCCGGCCGCTGGCAAGCGTCTGTGGGAGATGGCTGAGAACACCCGCGGGATTCTCGCGGTGGAATGGCTGGCGGCGTGCCAGGGCCTGGACCTGCGCGGCGGCCTGAAGACCTCGCCGAAGCTGGAGCAGGCCCGTGGCCTGCTGCGTGCAGAAGTGCCGTTTTATGAGAAGGACCGCTTCTTTGCGCCGGACATCAATGCCGCCAGTGAGCTGTTGGCGAGTCGGTGCCTGAACGAGTTGGTCACGGCGCAGTTGTTGCCGAGCCTGTAA
- a CDS encoding histidine ammonia-lyase, with protein sequence MSQAEKIIIADVPLRWQDVVAVARFGAPLELSAQAWARIDNAQAIVQRIVESGERAYGVNTGLGALCNVSLKDEQLSQLSRNTLLSHACGVGAPLADEQARAILCAAILNYSQGKSGIHRRVVEALLALLNRGITPQVPSQGSVGYLTHMAHISIALLGVGQVSYRGQIVPAQQALAAEGLQPVQLGAKDGLCLVNGTPCMTGLSCLALADATRLVQWADVVGAMSFEAQRGQIAAFDAEIIALKPHPGMQQVGANLRALLDGSEVIASSLGIRTQDALSIRSIPQVHGAARDQLAHARQQIETELNAVTDNPLLLGTPENFRVMSQANPHGQSVALAADLLAIAMAEIGSIAERRLDRLINPHVSGLPAFLVANPGVNSGMMIVQYVAASLCAQNRQLAQPAVLDNYVTSGLQEDHLSMGTNAALKLHGVLENCTQILAIEYLLAAQAFEFLKGQRFGAGTGVAWQLLRERVPPYDQDRWLAPDIASAAALLKDPYVLHDALPNMN encoded by the coding sequence ATGTCCCAGGCTGAAAAAATCATCATCGCCGATGTCCCCCTGCGTTGGCAGGACGTGGTCGCCGTCGCCCGTTTCGGCGCTCCGCTTGAGCTGTCGGCCCAGGCCTGGGCGCGGATCGACAATGCCCAGGCCATCGTGCAGCGCATCGTCGAAAGCGGCGAGCGCGCCTATGGCGTCAACACCGGCCTGGGGGCCTTATGCAATGTCTCGCTCAAGGACGAACAACTCAGCCAGCTGTCGCGCAACACCTTGCTCAGCCATGCCTGTGGCGTCGGCGCGCCGCTGGCCGATGAGCAGGCGCGGGCGATTCTCTGCGCCGCCATCCTCAACTACAGCCAGGGCAAGTCCGGTATTCATCGCCGGGTGGTCGAAGCGCTGCTGGCGTTGCTCAATCGCGGCATCACCCCGCAAGTGCCGTCCCAGGGGTCGGTGGGTTACCTGACCCACATGGCCCACATCAGCATTGCCCTGCTGGGTGTTGGGCAGGTCAGCTACCGCGGGCAAATCGTTCCGGCGCAACAGGCCCTGGCTGCCGAAGGCCTGCAACCGGTGCAACTGGGGGCCAAGGACGGTTTGTGCCTGGTCAACGGCACGCCATGCATGACCGGCTTGAGTTGCCTGGCCCTGGCCGATGCGACGCGCCTGGTGCAATGGGCCGATGTCGTCGGCGCCATGAGCTTCGAGGCCCAGCGCGGACAGATTGCCGCGTTCGACGCCGAGATCATCGCCCTCAAGCCGCACCCCGGCATGCAGCAGGTCGGGGCCAATTTGCGCGCCTTGCTCGACGGCAGCGAAGTGATTGCCTCGAGCCTGGGCATTCGCACCCAGGATGCCTTGAGCATCCGCTCGATCCCCCAGGTGCACGGGGCCGCTCGCGACCAGTTGGCGCATGCCCGGCAGCAGATCGAAACCGAACTCAACGCGGTCACCGATAACCCGCTGTTGCTGGGTACGCCGGAAAACTTCCGGGTCATGTCCCAGGCCAACCCCCACGGCCAATCGGTGGCCTTGGCGGCGGACCTGCTGGCGATTGCCATGGCGGAAATCGGCTCCATCGCCGAGCGCCGCCTCGACCGCTTGATCAACCCGCACGTCAGCGGCCTGCCGGCGTTCCTGGTGGCCAACCCCGGCGTGAACTCGGGGATGATGATCGTGCAGTACGTCGCCGCCTCTTTGTGTGCGCAGAACCGTCAGTTGGCGCAACCGGCGGTGCTCGATAACTACGTGACCTCGGGTCTGCAGGAAGATCACCTGAGCATGGGCACCAACGCGGCCTTGAAGCTGCACGGCGTATTGGAAAACTGCACGCAGATCCTTGCCATCGAGTACCTGCTGGCGGCCCAGGCCTTCGAATTTCTCAAGGGCCAACGCTTCGGCGCCGGCACCGGCGTTGCCTGGCAACTGCTGCGTGAACGGGTTCCGCCCTACGACCAGGACCGCTGGTTGGCGCCCGACATCGCCAGTGCCGCCGCGTTGCTGAAGGACCCCTACGTGCTGCATGACGCGTTACCGAATATGAATTGA
- a CDS encoding ABC transporter permease, producing the protein MFPESFTFSIADWVNGWVDSLVTNYGDVFRHISDTLLWAIVNLEGLLRLAPWWLMLAIVGGIAWHATRKVVATAVIVGLLFLVGAVGLWDKLMQTLALMLVATLISVLIGIPLGILSARSNRLRSVLMPLLDIMQTMPSFVYLIPVLMLFGLGKVPAIFATVIYAAPPLIRLTDLGIRQVDGEVMEAINAFGANRWQQLFGVQLPLALPSIMAGINQTTMMALSMVVIASMIGARGLGEDVLVGIQTLNVGRGLEAGLAIVILAVVIDRITQAYGRPRHEVSK; encoded by the coding sequence ATGTTTCCCGAAAGCTTTACCTTTTCCATCGCCGACTGGGTCAACGGTTGGGTCGATTCGCTGGTGACCAACTATGGCGATGTGTTCCGGCACATCTCCGACACGTTGCTGTGGGCCATCGTCAACCTCGAAGGCCTGCTGCGCCTGGCGCCGTGGTGGTTGATGCTGGCCATCGTCGGTGGCATTGCCTGGCACGCCACGCGCAAGGTCGTGGCCACGGCGGTGATCGTCGGCCTGTTGTTCCTGGTGGGCGCGGTGGGCCTGTGGGACAAACTGATGCAGACCCTCGCGTTGATGCTGGTCGCGACGCTGATCTCGGTGTTGATCGGCATTCCGCTGGGCATCCTCTCGGCGCGCAGCAACCGCCTGCGCTCGGTGCTGATGCCGTTGCTGGACATCATGCAGACCATGCCCAGCTTCGTGTACCTGATTCCGGTGCTGATGTTGTTCGGCCTGGGCAAGGTCCCGGCGATCTTCGCCACGGTGATCTATGCCGCGCCGCCCCTGATTCGCCTGACCGACCTGGGCATCCGCCAGGTGGACGGCGAAGTGATGGAAGCCATCAATGCCTTCGGCGCCAACCGCTGGCAACAGCTGTTCGGCGTGCAACTGCCCCTGGCCCTGCCGAGCATCATGGCCGGGATCAACCAGACCACCATGATGGCCCTGTCGATGGTGGTCATCGCCTCGATGATCGGTGCCCGTGGCTTGGGCGAAGACGTGCTGGTGGGCATCCAGACCCTCAACGTCGGACGCGGCTTGGAAGCCGGCCTCGCCATCGTGATTCTCGCCGTGGTCATCGACCGCATTACCCAGGCCTATGGTCGCCCTCGGCATGAGGTGAGCAAATGA
- a CDS encoding histidine ABC transporter substrate-binding protein, with protein sequence MKSNKTLLTTLLSMGLLASAGATQAAGWCESGKPVKFAGLNWESGMLLTDVLQVVLEKGYGCKTDSLPGNSITMENALSSNDIQVFAEEWVGRSEVWNKAEKAGKVVGVGAPVVGAIEGWYVPRYVVEGDAKRKLEAKAPGLKNIADLGQYAAVFKDPEEPSKGRFYNCPAGWTCELDNSEMLKSYGLENTYTNFRPGTGPALDAAVLSSYKRGEPILFYYWSPTPLMGQVDLVKLEEKPGVDKSVSIKVGLSKTFHDEAPDLVAVLEKVNLPIDILNQNLGRMAKERIESPKLAKIFLKEHPEVWHAWVSEDAAKKIDAAL encoded by the coding sequence ATGAAATCGAACAAGACCCTGCTGACCACGTTGCTTTCCATGGGCCTGCTGGCCAGTGCCGGCGCCACGCAAGCGGCGGGTTGGTGCGAGTCGGGCAAACCGGTGAAGTTCGCCGGCCTGAACTGGGAAAGCGGCATGCTGCTGACCGACGTCCTGCAAGTGGTGTTGGAAAAAGGCTACGGCTGCAAGACCGACAGCCTGCCGGGTAACTCCATCACCATGGAAAACGCCCTGAGCAGCAACGACATCCAGGTGTTTGCCGAAGAGTGGGTCGGCCGCAGCGAGGTCTGGAACAAGGCCGAGAAGGCCGGCAAGGTGGTCGGCGTCGGGGCGCCGGTGGTGGGCGCCATCGAGGGTTGGTACGTGCCGCGCTACGTGGTGGAAGGCGATGCCAAGCGCAAGCTCGAAGCCAAGGCACCGGGCCTGAAGAACATTGCCGACCTGGGCCAGTACGCCGCCGTGTTCAAGGACCCGGAAGAACCGTCCAAGGGCCGCTTCTACAATTGCCCGGCCGGTTGGACCTGCGAGCTGGACAACAGCGAAATGCTGAAAAGCTATGGCCTGGAAAACACCTATACCAACTTCCGCCCTGGTACCGGCCCGGCGCTGGATGCCGCCGTGCTGTCGAGCTACAAGCGTGGCGAGCCGATCCTGTTCTACTACTGGTCGCCCACGCCGCTGATGGGCCAGGTGGACCTGGTAAAACTGGAAGAAAAACCGGGCGTGGACAAGAGCGTGAGCATCAAGGTCGGCCTGTCCAAGACGTTCCACGACGAGGCACCGGACCTGGTCGCGGTACTGGAAAAGGTCAACCTGCCCATCGATATCCTGAACCAGAACCTGGGGCGCATGGCCAAAGAGCGGATCGAGTCGCCAAAACTGGCGAAGATCTTCCTGAAGGAACATCCTGAAGTCTGGCACGCCTGGGTCAGTGAAGACGCTGCCAAGAAAATCGACGCGGCTCTGTAG